The Pristiophorus japonicus isolate sPriJap1 chromosome 3, sPriJap1.hap1, whole genome shotgun sequence genome has a segment encoding these proteins:
- the LOC139253919 gene encoding mucosal pentraxin-like, producing the protein MLRRYCRQYVCEVLKATFGDFLSISFSKYDLYDKNSGQMVLLNLGINYMPKVLMLKIAERSGQQDPITKAGHRMKGFIPFALVVCIYLPVTASEGFQGKSLIFPGETVTSYVKLHPRNFVDLSSFTLCLRAASNVKRGYALFSYATSKSDNELLLWHNDDGTLSVYFGSIIVGFSLPMLNDLLNHICVTWESETGLITFWINGVRSLQKFGHQGGVVHGGGTTILGQEQDTVGGKFDIKQCFVGEISDVNLWDHVVSAQDIKTVSQVCHCPGGNIIDWASIQYEKIGTVTIADQNECRI; encoded by the exons atGTTGAG GCGATATTGTcgccaatatgtgtgcgaggtcctGAAAGCAACATTCGGCGATTTTCTCAGCATTAGTttcagcaaatatgatctttacgacaaaaacagtGGCCAgatggtattattaaatctcggcattaattacatgccgaaa gttttaatgctcaaaattgcagaaagatccgGCCAGCAGGATCCGATCACAAAA GCTGGACACAGGATGAAAGGCTTCATTCCCTTTGCGCTTGTGGTGTGCATTTATCTGCCAGTAACTGCCAGTGAAG GTTTTCAAGGGAAGTCACTGATATTTCCAGGAGAAACTGTCACCAGTTATGTCAAACTGCATCCCAGAAACTTTGTCGATTTGTCCTCCTTTACTCTCTGCCTGAGGGCAGCCTCTAATGTAAAGCGAGGTTATGCTTTATTTTCTTATGCTACCTCAAAGAGCGATAATGAATTGTTGCTGTGGCACAATGATGATGGGACATTGTCTGTTTACTTTGGCTCTATCATTGTTGGTTTCTCCCTCCCAATGTTGAATGATCTGCTGAATCACATCTGTGTGACCTGGGAGTCTGAAACAGGGCTGATAACTTTCTGGATCAATGGAGTGAGAAGCTTGCAGAAGTTTGGTCATCAGGGGGGTGTGGTGCATGGTGGTGGTACGACTATCCTGGGTCAGGAGCAGGACACGGTTGGGGGAAAGTTTGATATCAAACAGTGTTTTGTTGGGGAGATATCAGATGTAAATCTGTGGGACCATGTTGTATCTGCTCAGGACATCAAGACTGTAAGTCAGGTTTGTCACTGCCCTGGGGGAAACATCATCGACTGGGCATCGATACAGTATGAAAAAATTGGAACTGTGACCATCGCTGATCAAAATGAGTGCAGAATTTAA